A DNA window from Castanea sativa cultivar Marrone di Chiusa Pesio chromosome 7, ASM4071231v1 contains the following coding sequences:
- the LOC142642417 gene encoding LOW QUALITY PROTEIN: RHOMBOID-like protein 10, chloroplastic (The sequence of the model RefSeq protein was modified relative to this genomic sequence to represent the inferred CDS: inserted 2 bases in 1 codon) has translation MVGSAFQQPLWFSVSEVGPAPRSLSLITTAGCFHLGHLVQHRVSHHLRLGFLFHSSSSSCFFKKLSRLGHVPRLTDVWCEKDLQFKEFNFLQLSKDTLTATYSTCSSFFSGGETRKDFGNDRASHSKISSRNSFNGRRWTNILLAVNVLIFIAQTATXGKLLLWGAKVNSLIDKGQFWRLVTSSFLHANIGHLMVNCYSLNSLGPSAENISGPRRFLAVYFASAISSSVMSYWFCKAPAVGASGAIFGLVGAVAVFATRHRQLFGRGKEDLQHIAQVIVLNMVIGLFSKGIDNWGHLGGFLGGAAASWLLGPSWKYESMSSDGRRIFSDRAPIFYLIKKKREQK, from the exons ATGGTGGGTTCAGCTTTCCAACAACCATTGTGGTTTAGCGTATCGGAGGTGGGCCCCGCACCCAGAAGCCTTAGTCTGATAACCACCGCAGGTTGTTTCCACCTCGGCCACCTTGTCCAACACCGTGTCAGTCACCACCTCCGCCTCGGGTTTCTTTTTCATTCGTCCTCCTCCTCTTGCTTCTTCAAG AAACTCTCTCGTCTTGGTCATGTGCCTAGATTGACGGATGTGTGGTGTGAAAAAGACCTCCAATTCAAGGAATTTAATTTTCTTCAGTTATCGAAAGATACTTTGACAGCCACATACTCAACTTGTTCATCCTTCTTTAGTGGGGGAGAAACTAGAAAGGACTTTGGAAATGATAGGGCATCTCACTCGAAGATATCAAGTAGAAATTCATTCAATGGAAGAAGATGGACCAATATTCTGCTTGCTGTTAATGTCTT AATTTTTATTGCACAAACTGCAAC CGGGAAGCTACTATTATGGGGAGCTAAG GTAAATAGCCTCATTGACAAAGGACAATTCTGGAGGCTGGTCACTTCTTCATTTTTGCATGCTAACATTGGGCACCTAATG GTTAACTGTTATTCTCTGAATTCACTTGGTCCTAGCGCAGAGAACATCAGTGGTCCTAGGAGATTCCTTGCAGTTTACTTTGCCTCAGCAATTTCAA gTTCTGTGATGAGTTATTGGTTCTGCAAAGCACCTGCAGTTGGTGCGTCAGGAGCGATCTTTGGATTA GTTGGAGCAGTTGCTGTGTTTGCCACAAGGCATAGACAACTGTTTGGACGTGGCAAAGAAGATCTGCAACACATAGCACAGGTTATTGTTCTGAATATG GTTATTGGGCTATTTTCCAAAGGCATTGATAACTGGGGACAT TTAGGAGGCTTTCTTGGTGGAGCTGCTGCATCATGGCTTCTTGGTCCTTCATGGAAGTATGAGTCCATGTCAAGTGATGGTCGAAGAATTTTTTCTGACAGAGCGCCGATATTCTATCTCATCAAGAAGAAAAGGGAACAAAAGTGA
- the LOC142643780 gene encoding uncharacterized protein LOC142643780 — protein MKMIISSLQYWLVNHPTILHFSWTQGQTPASTPLFLSLILISYLSLTYILSHHHHHLQLHAIPIHILKPISALHNLTLLLLSLIMAIGCTLSSLTLTHPPNYNYIICFPPNTSPSGPLFFWAYIFYLSKILEFGDTLLIVLTNSIQRLTFLHVYHHATVLVMCYLWLHTSQSLFPVALITNALVHLVMYTYYLLCAMGVRPKWKRLVTNIQIVQFVFSFAISGLMLYHHFTGSGCSGIWGWCFNAVFNASLLALFLDFHAKSYRKKMMMMGPGPKDKGS, from the coding sequence atgaagatgattaTATCATCCCTCCAATACTGGCTTGTGAACCACCCAACCATCCTCCATTTCTCATGGACCCAAGGCCAAACCCCAGCCTCCacccctctcttcctctctctcattctcatcTCCTATCTCTCCCTCACTTACATCCtctctcatcatcatcatcatctccaacTCCACGCAATCCCAATTCACATCCTCAAACCCATCTCAGCCCTCCACAACCTCACTCTCCTCCTCCTCTCTCTCATCATGGCCATTGGTTGCACTCTCTCAAGCCTCACACTGACACACCCACCCAATTATAACTATATCATTTGTTTCCCACCCAATACCTCTCCCTCTGGTCCCCTATTCTTCTGGGCCTACATCTTCTACCTCTCCAAGATTTTAGAATTTGGTGACACCCTTTTGATCGTTCTCACTAATTCCATCCAACGCTTGACCTTCCTCCACGTTTACCACCACGCGACGGTCCTGGTCATGTGCTACCTTTGGCTACACACTTCTCAGTCTCTGTTCCCTGTAGCACTAATCACCAATGCGTTGGTGCACCTCGTAATGTACACCTACTACTTGTTGTGCGCAATGGGTGTGCGCCCCAAGTGGAAGAGGTTGGTCACAAATATCCAGATTGTGCAATTCGTTTTCAGCTTTGCGATTTCGGGTCTGATGTTGTATCACCACTTCACCGGCTCCGGGTGCTCCGGGATTTGGGGTTGGTGCTTCAATGCTGTTTTCAATGCCTCTCTTTTGGCTCTTTTTCTGGACTTTCATGCTAAGAGTTataggaagaagatgatgatgatgggtcCCGGTCCCAAGGATAAAGGATCATGA